GACGAATGATCCTGCTGTTGTCCTTCATATCCAAATGTCACTGCATCCTACTTCACTTGGTTCTTACCTCAATCCACAGCCAAGCGACAAGGGAACGCGACGTCACTGCTATCATCTTGTTCCGTCCTTGAGGCTGATGCTTAACATCATCTCTGGTGTCGAGTATATCCACTCCAAAGGCATCGTGCATCGTGATCTCAAACCGGCGAACATTTTTCTGTCATCTCCAGAGAATAGCAACCTGGAGATATGCGGTACTTGTCAGAAACAACCCGAATTGGACTGCCGGTATTGCCATCCTCGTATCGGTGATTTCGGACTCGTCGCAGACATCTCGCATATCGACGATTGTTCTCGCAGAGGCTCAGTGCCATCACAAAATATGAACCGTGTCGTCGGGACCGAATTCTACCGCCCGCCTAATAACAGCAACGGCCTCGGAATCTCGGAGTCGGATGAATCCATAACCGACGAGGATTATTACACCATCGACGAACGACTTGATGTATACGCCCTTGGAGTCATTCTATTCGAGCTCTTATATCGCCTGGGTACGAAGATGGAACGCCAGATGGTTTTGAGTGAATTGACCCGGGGTAGGAGCTCTTCGGCTTCTATTGACATTGCTACACAACGAACGGTGTTCCCATCTGATTTTGCGGAGAAAATCGATATGGGACAGGTACCGCTCGAGGAGGGAATGTCCGTCGCAGAGTCTGTGATGACCTGCATTAGAGGCATGCTGGAGCCGCATTCTAAGCAGAGATGGCGCTGCTCCCATGTCAAGAAGCATTTGGAGGGGATTCTATGCACTTTGGAGAAAGCGTCATGATCTGTTATTCAATTGCACTGGAAAAGGTGAAACAAAACTACTCTACTCCATAGAAACATTAATATATATTAGAAATGTGATACGAACTCAACTCATCTCATGCTCTGATTTCCTATTCCAGTAACACTCCGCGGTCCTCGGTTTAGCTTTCCCCGCATGAGATCAGACAGTAAGATAAAGCTTTACCCCTGTCTCCAAAATATCACTTCTATCCGTTCTACGACCAATTGAATCAGAACACCCAAGTAACACCCAATACAAAAATGAAGCCCCCAGCCGCCCCCTACAGCTcacccctcctcccccaacTCCCCCTCCAAAACCCCTACTACAACCCCCTCCACCACAATCTCCGCGCCTCCGTCCGCTCCTACATCGAAACCTCCATCGCCCCCTACGCCCAAGAATGGGAAGAAGCGGGTCAAGTTCCCGAATCcgtccgccgccgccacTGCGAACTAGGCTTCAGCATTGTGCACCCGCTCACAACTCCCGAAGATGCGGGTGGTCTGTCGCTGCCGGGAACCGTGCCATTTGATAAGTGGGATACGTGGTGCAGTTTGATTTTGACAGAGGAGCTTACGAGGACTGGTTTTGTGGGTGTTGTTTGGGGATTGGGTGGTGGAAATGCGATTGGGGGGCCGCCGGTTGCGAGGTTTGGGACTGTGGAGcagaggaggaggtggttgCCGGGGATTGCGAAGGGGGAGGTGAGATTTTGCTTAGGGATTACAGAGCCTGATGGTGAGTTTGTTGGCTTTGCTCTAAAAGGAAATGCGGATGTTGGCTGACGTTGAGTAGCTGGGTCGGATGTTGCGAATATTCAGACTACGGCGAAACGCGAGGGAAATTACTATATCGTCAACGGTGCGAAAAAGTGGATTACCAACGGTATCTGGGCTGATTACTGTACGGCTGCTGTTCGAACTGGGGGACCGGGTAAGGGTGGAATCAGTTTGTTGGTGATTCCTCTGAAGGCGCCTGGGGTTACTCGTCAACGGATGCACAATTCGGGTGTCAATGCCAGCGGTAGGCACTTCACTTCAGGCTACTTGGATAATGGGCTAATGCATGTCAGGATCAACATTTATTGAGCTCGACGATGTCCGTGTTCCGGTTGACCATCTAATTGGGGAAGAGAACAAAggattcccattgatcatgtCGAGTGAGTACCTGCTGATATTGGACGAAAGGCTCATCAGCTAATTACGAAGACTTCAACCCTGAGCGCCTCAGTCTCGCATGCGCCTCTCTACAACTAGCCCGTGTATGCGCAGAAGACGCCTTCAACTACGCCATCCAACGCGAAACATTCGGCTCCCCCCTGATCAGGAAGCAAGCCATCCAATCCAAAATCTTCAAGTTCGGCCTAATGATCGAACCCGCTTACGCATTCATGGAACAACTCGCGCACATCCTCGAACTCACCAAAGACCAACCCGTGGACAATGTCAGAATCGGGGGTATGACGGCTCTTCTCAAAGTAATGGCGACTAGGGCTCTTGAGAAGAGTGTCCGCGAAGCACAACAGATTCTGGGTGGTGCTGGTTATAATAGGGCTGGGAAGGGAGCACGGGTCGAGCAGATTAGTCGGGATATGAGGGTCCATGTTGTTGGGGGTGGGAGTGAGGAAATCATGATGGGGTTGGCGTTACAAGAGGAGCTGAAGGCTCTTAAGACGAGATGGAAGGCGTTGGAGAGTCGGAAGTCGAAGATGTAGTGGTAATATTTGTATGTAATGTCATGTATAGTCGAGACCATAGCTATATAAACCGAGTCACACCATATTCATCCAAGCTTAGAATCTCGAGAATGGCAACCTATACCACGTTAGCCCTGGAACAATCCATCAATCAGTCAGCAAACATACCACTTCCCCCTCAACGTAATAACAGCCCAATCATTTCCCCCCTCATCCGTCTCCTTCTCCACCTTCGTCGAAAACGAAACTGCACTCATAATTCCATCCCCAAACTTCTCATTCAAAACCGCCTTATACGCATACCCATAGTTCTGCACGATCTCATACAATCGATAGATCAACGGCTCCCGGGGTGGCATCTCCACGGATCTACCCCGGTCCGGAAAGCCACCCAGCTGTTCTTCAAGCAACGGTTTTGGGATCTCAAGGAGAGAGGACAGGTTGTGGATGTCTTCGGAAGAGGCTTTGGCCTGACCGTAGAagatggcggcggcggctACTTCGGAGCGGTTGAGATGGTGGCCAATTTGCTCAAAGGTGAGCTTTTTGCTGGCTTTAGCGTTGAAGAGGGTTATGGATGCGGTAGGGAGGGAGGGGTGTTGCGATGTCTGACGCGAGTTCTAGCTATATCTGTGGAGTAGGAGTATGAACAGGAGAAGACTTACATCGAGAGTTGCGAGGGACATGACGACGGATTGAGCACAAGTATGGTACACCTGATTTCTGGAGAATGAGATAGTGAATGGGATCCCGAATTGCTTTATATAGGTTCAATCTGGAGAGATGTCATGTTGATATAAAGCCGTTGGAGCCGTTGTACAAGTATCGTATCGTACTTACCATGACAGTCCTACTcggagataccggagactaCTGACAGCTGCAGATCATGAGGAGATGATACGGTTACATTACCATTAGTCCTGGCAATTGATATCATGTTTTGGATTAATTAACTAAAATTGATTAACAGGTTATTCCTAAATAATTCTTCTccattcactctcctcaCTGCTTGTATAGCGGAATAAGTCCTGAATTGACCGATACTCGAGAGCTACAGTCATACTATGCCATTACTCATTCACTCTTCGCTCTAGAATGATTCATTCGCAGTGCCGAGGTTCATGTATCAACCCTTACTTCCTCCTTAACCTTCTATCCTACAAATTGTGATGCCCTAGTCTTTTTCTTGGCATTGACGACTCTGTCATTTCTGATTATTTTTCATCGCTATTAATACCAACTCTCCCAATTCGAAGAATACAAACCTATAGTGCTTCTCCCTGGGCAGAGCAGTAATCTTGCTGCCTTCTAGgtcttcattttcttcccAGACGGCTCATAATGACACCTACTAAGATTGAAAACACTGGTGCCTTGCTCATTGCAATAGAGGAAACCATACTCAAACTCCAAACCATCAAAGACTATTGATTAAAGCACACTCAGAACCATGAAATACGATATCAACTCGAGCATGTTCGGCAGCGAGATTGACCTGTCAAGGCCTGACAGGATGGAGCGGGCTATTTCAAAaccacagcagcaacaacgtGAGCTTTCCTCATTGAAAGATGGTTAGCGCCATTAAAAA
The sequence above is a segment of the Aspergillus chevalieri M1 DNA, chromosome 6, nearly complete sequence genome. Coding sequences within it:
- the cyn1 gene encoding putative cyanate hydratase (COG:E;~EggNog:ENOG410PP37;~InterPro:IPR036581,IPR010982,IPR003712,IPR008076;~PFAM:PF02560;~go_function: GO:0003677 - DNA binding [Evidence IEA];~go_function: GO:0008824 - cyanate hydratase activity [Evidence IEA];~go_process: GO:0009439 - cyanate metabolic process [Evidence IEA]), with amino-acid sequence MSLATLDNSRQTSQHPSLPTASITLFNAKASKKLTFEQIGHHLNRSEVAAAAIFYGQAKASSEDIHNLSSLLEIPKPLLEEQLGGFPDRGRSVEMPPREPLIYRLYEIVQNYGYAYKAVLNEKFGDGIMSAVSFSTKVEKETDEGGNDWAVITLRGKWLPFSRF
- a CDS encoding acyl-CoA dehydrogenase family protein (COG:I;~EggNog:ENOG410PMQT;~InterPro:IPR006091,IPR009075,IPR013786,IPR009100, IPR036250,IPR037069;~PFAM:PF02770,PF00441,PF02771;~go_function: GO:0016627 - oxidoreductase activity, acting on the CH-CH group of donors [Evidence IEA];~go_function: GO:0050660 - flavin adenine dinucleotide binding [Evidence IEA];~go_process: GO:0055114 - oxidation-reduction process [Evidence IEA]), which encodes MKPPAAPYSSPLLPQLPLQNPYYNPLHHNLRASVRSYIETSIAPYAQEWEEAGQVPESVRRRHCELGFSIVHPLTTPEDAGGLSLPGTVPFDKWDTWCSLILTEELTRTGFVGVVWGLGGGNAIGGPPVARFGTVEQRRRWLPGIAKGEVRFCLGITEPDAGSDVANIQTTAKREGNYYIVNGAKKWITNGIWADYCTAAVRTGGPGKGGISLLVIPLKAPGVTRQRMHNSGVNASGSTFIELDDVRVPVDHLIGEENKGFPLIMSNFNPERLSLACASLQLARVCAEDAFNYAIQRETFGSPLIRKQAIQSKIFKFGLMIEPAYAFMEQLAHILELTKDQPVDNVRIGGMTALLKVMATRALEKSVREAQQILGGAGYNRAGKGARVEQISRDMRVHVVGGGSEEIMMGLALQEELKALKTRWKALESRKSKM